In one window of Agrobacterium larrymoorei DNA:
- the rimP gene encoding ribosome maturation factor RimP: protein MAEAEPRLITETGIDQRIAEIIEPVLTGMGFVLVRVRLSSQNGSTLQIMAEREDGTMTVEDCEAVSMAISPVLDVEDPVEKAYHLEVSSPGIDRPMVRKSDFARWQGHLVKVETSILVDNRKRFRGKIAEVEADGFKLERDQIGYGEEPVVTIPFNTLSDAKLILTDDLIRDALRADKQAKAAAAANQNEEADED, encoded by the coding sequence ATGGCAGAAGCCGAACCGAGACTGATAACCGAAACTGGCATCGACCAGCGGATCGCCGAAATCATCGAGCCGGTTTTGACCGGAATGGGTTTCGTTCTTGTCAGAGTTCGACTTTCCAGCCAGAATGGCTCGACTTTGCAGATCATGGCCGAACGCGAGGACGGCACCATGACCGTGGAAGATTGCGAAGCGGTCTCCATGGCCATTTCGCCGGTTCTCGATGTGGAAGATCCGGTCGAGAAAGCGTATCATCTGGAAGTATCGTCGCCCGGCATCGATCGCCCCATGGTGCGCAAGTCGGATTTTGCGCGCTGGCAGGGACATCTCGTCAAGGTCGAGACGTCTATCCTGGTGGATAATCGCAAGCGTTTCCGCGGCAAGATCGCGGAAGTAGAGGCGGACGGTTTCAAGCTCGAGCGTGATCAGATCGGCTATGGTGAAGAGCCGGTCGTGACGATCCCGTTCAACACGCTTTCGGATGCGAAGCTGATTTTGACGGATGACCTTATTCGTGACGCTCTGCGGGCAGACAAGCAGGCCAAGGCCGCCGCTGCTGCGAACCAGAACGAAGAAGCAGACGAAGACTAA
- a CDS encoding MFS transporter: MPDRKSPLAPLRHPTYKRIWFASLASNFGGLIQAVGAAWMMTALSTSENMIALVQASTSLPIMLFSLVSGALADSFDRRRIMISAQLLMLVASVLLTAFAWANLLTPWLLLFFTFMIGCGTALNNPSWQASVGEMVPREDLPAAVTLNSVGFNITRSVGPAIGGVIVAAAGAAAAFFVNALSYFALIYALVKWQPPKNTSTLPREQLLAAISAGMRYVAMSPNIGKVLVRGFLFGLSASAILALMPLVARDLVQGGPLTYGVMLGAFGVGAIGGALISARLREMLSSEWIVRVAFLGFALSAGVTAISTNAIITSLVLTISGASWVLALSLFNTIVQLSTPRWVVGRALSLYQTLTFGGIALGSWLWGSLAEDHGLTFSLLCSCALMLLGVVVGFKLTMPAFASLNLDPLNRFVEPSLRLDVKPRSGPIAIMVDYEIDDADLPEFMAIMAERRRIRLRDGAQNWSLMRDLENPDIWTEIYHVPTWVEYVRHNHRRTQADAESWDRILTLHRGQTRPRVHRMIERQAIPPQDDIFHKAHIDPH; the protein is encoded by the coding sequence GTGCCGGACCGTAAATCGCCACTCGCGCCACTCAGGCACCCGACCTACAAGCGAATATGGTTCGCCAGCCTCGCCTCCAATTTCGGTGGCCTCATTCAGGCGGTGGGTGCCGCATGGATGATGACCGCGCTTTCGACATCCGAAAACATGATCGCGCTGGTGCAGGCATCCACCTCGTTGCCGATCATGCTCTTCTCTCTGGTATCTGGCGCACTCGCAGACAGTTTCGACCGCAGGCGCATCATGATCTCGGCCCAGCTTCTGATGCTGGTGGCTTCCGTGCTGCTCACCGCCTTCGCCTGGGCCAACCTGCTGACGCCATGGCTGTTATTGTTCTTCACCTTCATGATCGGCTGCGGCACGGCGCTCAACAATCCCTCCTGGCAGGCGTCCGTCGGTGAGATGGTCCCACGCGAAGACTTGCCAGCCGCGGTCACGCTCAACAGCGTCGGCTTCAACATCACCCGCAGTGTTGGTCCTGCCATCGGCGGTGTCATCGTCGCTGCCGCCGGTGCTGCCGCGGCCTTCTTCGTCAATGCGCTCAGCTATTTCGCGCTGATCTACGCCCTGGTCAAATGGCAGCCGCCGAAGAACACGTCGACGCTTCCGCGTGAGCAGCTTCTCGCCGCCATATCTGCCGGTATGCGCTATGTGGCGATGTCGCCCAATATCGGCAAGGTTCTGGTGCGCGGCTTCCTTTTCGGGCTTTCCGCCAGTGCCATCCTTGCCCTCATGCCGCTTGTGGCGCGCGATCTGGTTCAGGGCGGGCCGCTGACCTATGGCGTCATGCTCGGAGCCTTCGGCGTCGGTGCCATCGGCGGCGCGCTGATCAGCGCCCGGCTGCGCGAGATGCTGAGCAGCGAGTGGATCGTGCGGGTGGCCTTCCTTGGCTTTGCGCTCAGCGCGGGTGTGACGGCCATCAGCACCAACGCCATCATCACCAGCCTCGTGCTGACGATTTCCGGCGCCAGCTGGGTTCTTGCGCTCTCGCTCTTCAACACCATCGTCCAGCTTTCCACTCCGCGCTGGGTGGTTGGACGTGCTCTTTCGCTTTACCAGACGCTGACCTTCGGCGGCATTGCGCTGGGTAGCTGGCTATGGGGCTCACTGGCCGAAGATCACGGCCTGACCTTCTCGCTTCTCTGTTCCTGCGCGCTGATGTTGCTCGGCGTCGTCGTCGGCTTCAAGCTGACCATGCCAGCCTTCGCCTCGCTCAACCTCGATCCGCTCAACCGCTTCGTGGAACCATCGCTGCGGCTGGACGTGAAGCCGCGCAGCGGACCCATTGCCATCATGGTTGATTACGAAATCGATGATGCGGATCTGCCGGAATTCATGGCGATCATGGCGGAGCGACGGCGTATTCGCCTACGTGATGGCGCGCAGAACTGGAGCCTGATGCGGGATCTCGAAAACCCGGATATCTGGACCGAGATTTACCATGTCCCGACATGGGTGGAATATGTCCGGCACAATCACCGCCGCACGCAGGCAGATGCCGAAAGCTGGGATCGTATCCTGACCCTCCATCGCGGGCAGACACGCCCGCGTGTCCACCGTATGATCGAACGCCAGGCCATTCCGCCGCAGGACGATATCTTCCATAAGGCGCATATCGACCCGCACTGA
- the infB gene encoding translation initiation factor IF-2 — protein MTDNNDDKTLNAQPKKTLTLKPGGLNQGTVRQDMGRGRTNAVVVETRKRRPIRPEDEKHVAPAPVVAQQPRPAAPVAAPAAPRPQQPAPRVHQPNNNQQRSQPSSQQRQPERPRGAVLHDLSAGEMDARRRALAEAQARDIVEAKQRAEDEARRKVEEEQRIAAEKEEAARRAAEEAAAAKAASEAPAKVEEKPAERPATTTAAQPVRRDVRPQSPRPSPAAAAAPAPDMPGRGVPGARRTDKDDDDDRNARRTSAPARGKVVAPAPAKPAARLKTEDERRRGKLTVTSNLDEEGSPRGRSLASMRRRQEKFRRSQMQETREKVMREVILPETITIQELSQRMAERAVDVIKYLMKEGQMMKPGDVIDADLAELIAGEFGHTVKRVSESDVEEGIFNIADVEGEMQSRPPVVTIMGHVDHGKTSLLDAIRQANVVAGEAGGITQHIGAYQVEQNGQKITFIDTPGHAAFTAMRARGAQATDIAILVVAADDSVMPQTIESINHAKAAGVPIIVAINKIDKHEANPEKVRQQLLQHEVFVESMGGEVLDVEVSAKKKQGLDKLLEAILLQAEILDLKADPTRTAEGTVIEAELDRGRGAVATVLVQKGTLKPGQIIVAGDQWGRVRALVNDKGEHVKEAGPAMPVEILGLSGTPSAGDRFAVVESESRAREISEYRQRLARDKAVARQTGQRGSLEQMMSQLQTSGMKEFPLVIKADVQGSVEAIIASLEKLGTDEVRARIVHSGAGAITESDISLAEASNAAIIGFNVRANAQARTASERAGIEIRYYNIIYDLVDDVKAAMSGLLSPERRETFLGNAEILEVFNITKVGKVAGCRVVEGKVERGAGVRLVRDNVVIHEGKLKTLKRFKDEVNEVPVGQECGMAFENYEDIRAGDTIECFRVEHITRTL, from the coding sequence ATGACCGATAACAACGACGACAAGACACTCAACGCACAGCCTAAGAAGACGCTCACCCTCAAGCCGGGCGGGTTGAATCAGGGCACGGTGCGTCAGGATATGGGTCGTGGTCGCACCAACGCAGTTGTCGTGGAGACACGCAAGCGACGCCCCATACGTCCTGAAGACGAGAAGCATGTGGCGCCAGCCCCTGTTGTTGCGCAGCAGCCCCGGCCTGCAGCACCTGTTGCTGCGCCAGCCGCGCCGCGTCCGCAGCAACCGGCACCCCGCGTTCATCAGCCGAACAACAATCAGCAGCGCTCGCAGCCATCTTCGCAGCAGCGTCAGCCAGAGCGCCCTCGCGGTGCCGTTCTGCATGACCTTTCTGCCGGTGAAATGGATGCGCGTCGCCGCGCTTTGGCTGAAGCCCAGGCTCGCGATATCGTAGAAGCCAAGCAGCGTGCCGAAGATGAGGCTCGCCGCAAGGTCGAAGAAGAACAGCGCATTGCCGCGGAGAAGGAAGAAGCAGCACGTCGCGCCGCCGAAGAAGCCGCGGCAGCAAAAGCTGCAAGCGAAGCTCCTGCCAAGGTGGAAGAAAAGCCAGCGGAACGCCCGGCAACGACGACGGCTGCTCAGCCGGTGCGTCGCGATGTGCGTCCGCAGTCGCCACGTCCGTCTCCAGCCGCCGCCGCTGCTCCGGCTCCAGACATGCCGGGCCGTGGTGTTCCAGGCGCTCGCCGTACCGATAAGGACGATGACGACGATCGCAATGCACGTCGTACCAGTGCGCCGGCTCGCGGCAAGGTCGTTGCACCTGCGCCCGCCAAGCCTGCTGCCCGTCTGAAGACGGAAGACGAGCGTCGTCGCGGCAAGCTGACTGTTACGTCGAACCTCGATGAAGAAGGTTCGCCACGCGGTCGTTCGCTCGCCTCCATGCGTCGCCGCCAGGAAAAATTCCGCCGCAGCCAGATGCAGGAAACGCGCGAAAAAGTCATGCGCGAAGTCATCCTGCCGGAAACCATCACCATTCAGGAACTGTCGCAGCGCATGGCGGAGCGTGCGGTGGACGTCATCAAGTACCTGATGAAGGAAGGCCAGATGATGAAGCCGGGCGACGTCATCGACGCCGATCTGGCTGAACTGATCGCTGGCGAATTCGGCCACACCGTCAAGCGCGTTTCGGAATCGGACGTCGAAGAAGGTATCTTCAACATTGCCGACGTCGAAGGCGAAATGCAGTCGCGTCCGCCGGTCGTCACCATCATGGGTCACGTCGACCACGGCAAGACCTCGCTGCTCGACGCCATCCGTCAGGCCAACGTCGTTGCTGGTGAAGCCGGTGGCATCACCCAGCATATCGGTGCTTATCAGGTCGAGCAGAACGGCCAGAAGATCACCTTCATCGACACCCCCGGCCACGCTGCCTTCACGGCCATGCGTGCCCGCGGTGCGCAGGCAACCGACATCGCCATTCTGGTGGTTGCGGCTGACGACAGCGTGATGCCGCAGACGATCGAATCGATCAACCATGCCAAGGCCGCCGGTGTTCCGATCATCGTGGCGATCAACAAGATCGACAAGCACGAGGCAAACCCTGAAAAGGTTCGCCAGCAACTGCTCCAGCACGAAGTGTTCGTGGAATCCATGGGCGGTGAAGTGCTGGACGTGGAAGTCTCTGCCAAGAAGAAGCAGGGTCTCGACAAGCTGCTGGAAGCCATCCTGCTGCAGGCCGAAATCCTCGACCTCAAGGCCGACCCGACCCGTACGGCGGAAGGCACGGTCATCGAAGCCGAGCTCGACCGTGGTCGCGGTGCGGTTGCCACCGTTCTCGTCCAGAAGGGTACGCTGAAGCCGGGTCAGATCATCGTTGCTGGCGATCAGTGGGGCCGTGTGCGCGCTCTGGTCAACGACAAGGGTGAGCACGTCAAGGAAGCGGGCCCAGCCATGCCGGTCGAAATTCTCGGCCTGTCCGGTACGCCGTCTGCCGGTGACCGTTTCGCGGTTGTCGAAAGCGAAAGCCGTGCGCGCGAGATTTCCGAGTATCGTCAGCGTCTTGCCCGTGACAAGGCCGTTGCCCGCCAGACCGGCCAGCGCGGTTCGCTCGAGCAGATGATGAGCCAGCTACAGACTTCCGGCATGAAGGAGTTCCCGCTGGTCATCAAGGCCGACGTGCAGGGTTCCGTCGAAGCGATCATCGCATCGCTCGAAAAGCTCGGCACCGACGAAGTGCGCGCACGCATCGTTCATTCGGGCGCAGGCGCCATCACGGAATCGGATATTTCTCTTGCAGAAGCATCCAACGCCGCGATCATCGGCTTCAACGTCCGTGCGAATGCACAGGCACGCACCGCGTCCGAGCGTGCTGGCATCGAAATCCGCTACTACAACATCATCTACGATCTGGTGGATGACGTGAAGGCGGCGATGTCTGGCCTCCTGTCGCCGGAACGTCGCGAGACCTTCCTCGGCAATGCCGAAATCCTCGAAGTCTTCAACATCACCAAGGTCGGCAAGGTTGCCGGTTGCCGTGTGGTCGAAGGCAAGGTGGAACGTGGTGCAGGCGTTCGTCTGGTTCGCGACAACGTCGTCATCCACGAAGGCAAGCTCAAGACGCTCAAGCGCTTCAAGGACGAAGTCAATGAAGTGCCGGTCGGCCAGGAATGCGGTATGGCCTTCGAAAACTACGAAGACATTCGCGCAGGCGACACGATCGAGTGCTTCCGCGTGGAGCATATTACCAGAACGCTCTAA
- a CDS encoding RNA-binding protein — protein sequence MISQAHEPEVESDEDLAEGNANGRMCIVTRQSGSPDELIRFVAGPNGSVVPDLKRQLPGRGCWVTAERAVVEKAIAKKLFARALKTDAKAGPDLLEILDRLMVQQVTGMMNMARKAGQFISGAMKVDAAVRSGQALAVFHATDAAADGVRKLDQARKAWVLGTGTDKEIPSFKLFTGAEMDELMGQNAFIHACALAGQAGEGVVKRAKMLERYRHGEKTEAEVGAARTERQ from the coding sequence ATGATTTCGCAGGCGCATGAGCCCGAGGTCGAATCCGACGAGGATTTGGCAGAAGGCAACGCCAATGGGCGTATGTGCATTGTGACACGGCAGAGCGGATCGCCGGATGAGCTGATCCGCTTCGTCGCAGGCCCGAACGGCTCCGTCGTGCCGGACCTGAAACGCCAATTGCCGGGGCGCGGCTGCTGGGTAACCGCAGAGCGCGCCGTGGTCGAAAAGGCAATCGCAAAGAAGCTCTTTGCGCGCGCCTTGAAAACGGATGCCAAGGCAGGGCCGGATCTTCTGGAGATACTGGACCGGCTGATGGTGCAGCAGGTGACGGGCATGATGAACATGGCGCGCAAGGCGGGTCAGTTCATCAGCGGCGCGATGAAGGTGGATGCGGCTGTCCGGTCTGGACAGGCGCTCGCCGTCTTCCACGCCACCGATGCCGCAGCCGATGGTGTCCGCAAACTGGATCAGGCCCGCAAGGCCTGGGTGCTCGGTACGGGCACCGACAAGGAAATACCGTCCTTCAAGCTCTTCACCGGAGCGGAAATGGACGAACTGATGGGCCAGAATGCTTTTATCCATGCCTGCGCGCTTGCGGGACAGGCGGGTGAGGGTGTAGTGAAGCGCGCAAAGATGCTTGAGCGGTATCGCCACGGCGAGAAAACTGAAGCGGAAGTTGGCGCTGCCCGAACGGAACGACAATGA
- a CDS encoding lytic murein transglycosylase, with product MRAHTIGLAIAAAISLLSSGSAMAQSIPTGAAAAKYDAEFNAWLRKEIWPEARKAGVSQKTLEAALTGLTINWKLPDVIVPGQKPPKEQAQSQAEFSSPGAYFSETRLQGLAATGRSLATTHAATLKRIEATYGVPGNIVVAIWGRESGFGRAKLPNSVIDVLATKAYASTRKDMFRAELIDALKIAESGDVPASRMMGSWAGALGQPQFMPSSYLKYAVDFDGDGHRDIWNSVPDALASIANYLSKRGWQRDRDWGFEVSIPDNVSCAQEGPDLAKPVAEWAKMGITRISGKGFPANDLSAEGMMLVPAGRHGPEFVVTPNFYVIKEYNNSDLYALFIGNLADRIAYGAGPFKAEWGNVGSMLRSDVLAMQKALVARGYDVGKADGLAGFKTRRSLGDWQAKNGLQPTCFPDASLKAKLK from the coding sequence ATGCGCGCTCACACCATCGGCCTTGCTATAGCCGCCGCCATCTCGCTTTTGTCATCCGGTTCTGCAATGGCGCAATCCATCCCAACCGGCGCTGCTGCAGCAAAATACGATGCGGAATTCAACGCCTGGCTGAGAAAAGAAATCTGGCCGGAAGCGCGCAAGGCGGGTGTTTCGCAGAAAACTCTCGAAGCAGCGCTGACGGGACTGACGATCAACTGGAAACTGCCGGATGTCATCGTTCCCGGCCAGAAGCCGCCGAAGGAGCAGGCGCAGAGCCAGGCGGAGTTTTCCTCTCCCGGCGCCTACTTCTCCGAAACGCGCCTGCAAGGTCTGGCAGCAACGGGCCGTTCTCTGGCCACCACCCACGCCGCGACACTGAAACGCATCGAGGCGACCTATGGCGTGCCCGGCAATATTGTCGTTGCCATATGGGGCCGCGAGTCCGGTTTCGGTCGCGCCAAACTTCCGAATTCCGTCATCGACGTTTTGGCAACCAAGGCCTATGCCTCCACCCGCAAGGATATGTTCCGCGCCGAGTTGATCGATGCGTTGAAGATTGCCGAAAGCGGGGATGTGCCCGCCTCGCGCATGATGGGATCATGGGCAGGCGCGCTCGGCCAGCCGCAATTCATGCCCTCCAGCTATCTGAAATACGCCGTCGATTTCGATGGTGACGGTCATCGTGACATCTGGAATTCCGTACCTGACGCGCTCGCATCCATCGCTAACTATCTATCGAAGCGCGGCTGGCAGCGCGACCGCGACTGGGGCTTCGAGGTTTCCATACCAGACAATGTATCCTGCGCGCAGGAAGGGCCTGATCTGGCAAAGCCGGTTGCGGAATGGGCGAAGATGGGGATCACCCGCATTTCCGGAAAGGGCTTTCCCGCCAATGACTTGAGTGCCGAGGGCATGATGCTCGTCCCGGCTGGACGCCATGGCCCGGAATTCGTCGTGACGCCGAATTTCTACGTCATCAAGGAATACAACAACTCAGACCTCTACGCGCTCTTCATCGGCAACCTCGCAGATCGCATCGCCTATGGTGCGGGTCCCTTCAAGGCCGAGTGGGGCAATGTCGGCTCCATGTTACGATCCGACGTGCTGGCAATGCAGAAGGCTCTGGTCGCCAGGGGTTACGACGTTGGCAAAGCAGATGGTCTGGCCGGTTTCAAGACACGCCGCTCACTGGGCGACTGGCAGGCAAAGAACGGTTTGCAGCCCACCTGCTTCCCGGATGCTTCTCTAAAGGCAAAGCTGAAGTAA
- the rpsO gene encoding 30S ribosomal protein S15, with protein MSITAERKAALIKEYATKEGDTGSPEVQVAILTERINNLTEHFKGHKKDNHSRRGLLTLVSSRRSLLDYLKKKDDARYTKLIGALGIRR; from the coding sequence ATGTCGATTACTGCAGAGCGCAAAGCCGCCCTCATCAAGGAATATGCAACGAAGGAAGGCGACACCGGTTCGCCTGAAGTTCAGGTCGCAATCCTGACCGAGCGGATCAACAACCTGACCGAACACTTCAAGGGCCACAAGAAGGACAACCACTCTCGTCGTGGCCTTCTGACGCTGGTTTCCAGCCGCCGTTCGCTTCTCGACTATCTGAAGAAGAAGGACGACGCCCGTTACACGAAGCTGATCGGCGCCTTGGGCATTCGCCGCTAA
- the truB gene encoding tRNA pseudouridine(55) synthase TruB, protein MSKPRKQQNRKPKGRPISGWLILDKPFDFGSTEAVSKIKWLFNAQKAGHAGTLDPLASGMLPIALGDATKTVPYVMDGRKIYEFTVSWGEERTTDDMEGEVLNTSDTRPSEQDVRDLLSKYTGTILQIPPQFSAIKIAGERAYDLAREGEIVEIPAREVEVHRLTLLACPDENTAHFEVECGKGTYVRALARDMGRDLGCYGFISELRRSMVAPFAEDVMVPLEKLTELETIEDRDERLAALDAYLIDTSEALSSLPHLIINDDQAHRLKMGNPILLRGRDAPTQESEAYATARGRLIAIGEIGQGEFRPKRVFG, encoded by the coding sequence ATGTCCAAACCACGCAAACAGCAGAACCGCAAACCCAAGGGCCGCCCGATTTCCGGTTGGCTCATCCTCGACAAGCCGTTCGACTTCGGCTCCACCGAAGCCGTTTCCAAGATCAAGTGGCTTTTCAACGCGCAGAAGGCAGGCCACGCCGGAACGCTCGATCCGCTCGCCTCCGGCATGCTGCCGATTGCGCTCGGCGATGCCACAAAGACCGTGCCTTACGTCATGGACGGTCGCAAGATTTACGAGTTCACCGTCAGCTGGGGTGAAGAGCGCACGACGGACGATATGGAAGGGGAGGTCCTCAACACCTCCGACACCCGTCCGAGCGAGCAGGATGTCCGTGATCTCTTGTCGAAATATACCGGCACGATCCTCCAGATCCCGCCGCAGTTTTCCGCCATCAAGATTGCCGGTGAGCGCGCCTATGATCTGGCCCGCGAGGGTGAGATCGTTGAAATACCCGCTCGTGAAGTCGAAGTTCATCGCCTGACGCTGCTGGCATGCCCGGATGAGAATACCGCGCATTTCGAAGTGGAATGCGGCAAGGGCACCTATGTTCGTGCGCTGGCGCGTGACATGGGTCGCGATCTCGGCTGCTACGGTTTCATTTCCGAGTTGCGGCGCTCCATGGTCGCGCCCTTTGCCGAAGACGTGATGGTGCCGCTGGAAAAGCTGACGGAACTGGAAACCATCGAAGACCGCGACGAGCGCCTCGCAGCTCTCGACGCTTACCTCATCGATACGTCCGAAGCCCTGTCCTCACTGCCGCATCTGATCATCAATGATGATCAGGCGCATCGCCTGAAAATGGGCAATCCCATCCTGCTGCGTGGTCGCGATGCGCCGACGCAGGAATCGGAAGCCTATGCTACCGCGCGCGGCAGGCTGATCGCGATTGGCGAGATCGGTCAGGGCGAGTTCCGTCCCAAGCGCGTCTTCGGCTGA
- the rbfA gene encoding 30S ribosome-binding factor RbfA: MAKATSSAPSQRMLRVGEQVRAAITQILQRGEVRDDLIEKTIISISEVRMSPDLKIATAYVTPLGVADHTDTIAALNRHAKYLRGRLGPHLQQFKYVPELRFRDDTSFDNYKKIDALLRSPEVQRDLGPSNEKDDEQN, from the coding sequence ATGGCAAAAGCAACATCATCCGCACCCTCCCAACGCATGTTGCGCGTTGGTGAACAGGTGCGCGCTGCGATCACCCAGATTCTCCAGCGCGGCGAAGTGCGTGACGACCTGATCGAGAAGACAATCATTTCCATTTCGGAAGTCCGCATGTCTCCCGATCTGAAGATCGCCACCGCCTATGTGACTCCACTCGGCGTTGCCGATCACACCGATACGATCGCGGCGCTGAACCGGCATGCCAAATACCTGCGCGGCAGGCTGGGTCCGCATTTGCAGCAGTTCAAATACGTGCCTGAACTTCGCTTCCGCGACGATACCAGCTTTGACAATTACAAGAAGATCGATGCCCTGCTGCGCTCTCCCGAAGTGCAGCGCGACCTCGGACCTTCCAACGAAAAAGACGACGAACAGAACTGA